From Microbacterium sp. 10M-3C3:
GCTGGATCGCGATGCTGGTCCTGTGTCTCGTGGTCGCGGGCGTGTTCGCGTGGCTCGGGCAGTGGCAGCTGGGGCGCGCGATCGACACGTCGCCGCCCCCGCCCGGCATGACCGAGGAGGTGCGCCCGCTCGCCGACGTCGCCGGCCCGGGGGAGTACCTCCCCGAGCCGCTCGTCGGTCAGCGCGTCGAGACCTCGGGCTCGTGGGTGCCCGGCGACTTCATCGTCGTCTCGCAGCGCTACAACGACGGGGCTGAGGGCTACTGGGTCACCGGGCAGCTGCGCCTGGCCGACACGGCGACGCCGACCTCGCTCGCCGTCGCCGTCGGGTGGACGGCCGATCGCGCACGCGCGGACGCCGCCGCATCCGCCCTGTCCGACGCGGCCGCCGCCAACCCTGCCGCCGTCGTCGAGCTGACGGGCCGCCTCATCTCGGACGAGGGGGCGTCGCTGCCGCCGAGCGGCGCCGATCCGTTCGATATCACCCGGATGTCGCCCCCCGCGCTGCTCTCCCGCTGGCACGACATCGCCGGCCTGGACGTCTACCGTCCCTACCTGACGTCGACCGAGCCGCTCGGGGGCCTGGAGGCGATCTCGTCGCCCGCGCCGGCGGAGGGCTCCAACGTCAACTGGCTCAACATCTTCTACGCCGTCGAGTGGGCGGTGTTCGCGGGCTTCGCCTTCTACCTCTGGTACCGCCTGGCCAAGGACGCCTGGGAGAAGGAGGTCGAATCGCTCGAGGAGCAGCCCGACTAGACTGGGCGCATGCCCGCAGCCCCCAAACTCGCCTCGTTTCCGGCGATCCGCGGAGCGCTGAAGTTCTACCAGGTGTGCTCGATCATCACCGGTACCGGCCTGCTTCTGCTGCTGGCCGAGATGATCCTCAAGTACACCCCGCTGCACGTCGAGCTGTTCGCCGGCGGTTCGGGCGGTGCGCTGTGGTTCGCGCCCGTGCTCGCGAGCCCCGACTGCCAGTGGTGGTCGCTGTTCCTGCCGATGACGAACTCGTGCGAGATGACCTCGGTCGGCGACGGCTTCAACATCTCGCTCGCGATCCTGGTCGTGCACGGCTGGTTCTACGTCGTGTACCTCTTCTCGTGCTTCCGCATCTGGAGCCTCATGCGCTGGCCGTTCTCGCGCTTCCTCCTGCTCGCCCTCGGCGGCATCGTGCCGCTGCTGTCGTTCTTCCTCGAGGTGTCCACCGCCCGCGGCGTGCGCACCTACCTCGCCGAGCGCGAAGCCGCCGAGGCCCCCGCATCCGTCCCCGCCCCGGAAGGCACCCGTTGACCGAACAGACCGAGACGTCGCAGCGTCCCGTCCTCGTCGTCGACTTCGGCGCGCAGTACGCGCAGCTGATCGCACGACGCGTGCGCGAGGCCGGCGTGTACAGCGAGATCGTCCCCCACACCGCCACGGCGGAGGAGATCGCGGCCAAGAGCCCGGTCGGCATCATCCTCTCTGGCGGCCCGTCGTCGGTGTACGAGGAGGGGGCTCCCTCGCTCGACGCGGGCGTGTTCGACCTCGGCGTGCCCACCCTCGGCATCTGCTACGGCTTCCAGGTCATGGCGCAGGCGCTCGGCGGCGAGGTCGCCAACACCGGGCTCCGCGAGTACGGCGCAACGGATGCCACGGTCATCACCGAGGGCACCCTTCTGCAGGATCAGCCCGTCGAGCAGAACGTGTGGATGAGCCACGGCGACCAGGTCTCGCGCGCCCCCGAGGGATTCGAGGTGCTCGCGCGCACCGGCGCCACCGCCGTCGCGGCCTTCGCGAACGACACCCGCCGCTTTTACGGCGTGCAGTGGCATCCCGAGGTCAAGCACTCCGACTACGGTCAGCGCACGATCGAGAACTTCCTGCACAAGGCGGCGGGTCTGCCCGCCGACTGGAACAGCGGCAACGTCATCGCCGAGCAGGTCGCCCGCATCCGCGAGCAGGTCGGCACCGGCCGCGTGCTGTCGGCGCTGTCGGGCGGCGTGGACTCGGCGGTGTCGACGGCGCTCGTGCACGAGGCCGTCGGCGACCAGCTCGTCGCCGTCTTCGTCGACCACGGGCTCCTGCGCAAGGGCGAGCGCGAGCAGGTCGAGAACGACTACGTCGCGTCCACCGGTGTGCGTCTCATCACCGTCGACGCGCGCGAGACATTCCTGAACGCGCTCGCCGGAGTCAGCGACCCGGAGGAGAAGCGCAAGATCATCGGCCGGGAGTTCATTCGCGCGTTCGAGAAGGTGCAGGCCGACCTCGTCGCCGAGGCGAAGGCCGACGGCGAACCGATCCGCTTCCTCGTACAGGGCACGCTCTACCCCGACGTCGTCGAATCCGGCGGAGGCACCGGCACCGCCAACATCAAGAGCCATCACAACGTCGGCGGCCTTCCCGAAGACCTGCAGTTCGAGCTCGTCGAGCCGCTGCGCACCCTCTTCAAGGACGAGGTGCGCGCGATCGGCCGGGAGCTCGGGCTCCCCGAGGCGATCGTCGGCCGCCAGCCGTTTCCGGGGCCCGGCCTCGGCATTCGGATCGTGGGTGAGGTCACCGCTGACCGTCTCGAGATTCTGCGTGAGGCCGACGCCATCGCCCGCGCAGAGCTGACGAAGGCGGGCCTGGACGCCGAGATCTGGCAGTGCCCGGTCGTGCTCCTCGCCGATGTGCGCTCGGTGGGCGTGCAGGGCGACGGTCGCACATACGGGCACCCGATCGTGCTGCGCCCGGTGTCGTCGGAGGACGCCATGACCGCGGACTGGACGCGGCTGCCCTACGACGTGCTGTCGAAGATCAGCAACCGCATCACGAACGAGGTGCGCGAGGTCAACCGCGTCGTGCTCGACGTGACCTCCAAGCCTCCGGGGACCATCGAGTGGGAGTGAGCCCCGCGCTCTTCCCCGACGCGTGGTACCTGTCGCTGTCGAGCCGGCTCGTGCCCGACCTCGACGGCGGCTACACCGTCGCAACCCTCGCCCGCGCCGCGCAGATGGCCGATGCGGGTGTCGACGACGGACGCGGCCCGCTGCTGCTGACGTTCGACCCCGGCGTGCGCGCCGACCACGACGTCCACCGCGTCCAGTTCGTGCGTCGCGGGCTGCTCGCCGACCCGACACGGCTGCGGAACCTCTTCGACGAGGCCGCCACCGCGGACGGGCGGGCCGCGGCGTGGCTGCGCGCGGCCGCGCACGCCGGCGACGCCGACCCGGCGCTGGAGTACCGCGAGGTCGCGGACGGCGCGGTCGAGCTGCCGGTGATCGCCGGCGACCCCGACTGGCACATCTCGACCGCCCCCGTCGTCGTGCGTGATCGGCCGACCGCCGCACCGCGTGTCCTCGACGGGTTCGGCGCCTTGTACCGGGCGTGGCTCGCCCACGTCGTCGCCGAGCTTCGCGCGGAGATCGATCGGCCCGTCGTCGTCATCTGTGAGTCGCGCCAGCTCGGCGAGCTCCTCGTCGGGTGGGACGACCCCGGCGTGCGGCTCGTGCACGCGATCCACACCGTGCATCTCGAGCCGCCGCATACGCCGGATGCGGCGCTGAACCCGCTGTGGCGCCGCTGGTTCACCCACGCCGAGCGCTTCGACGCAGTCCTGTGGCCCACCGCGTCGCAGGCGTCCGACGTCGCCGCTCGCTTCGGCGCGTCGGACGTGCACGTGGTCGCACCGCACGGGGTCGCGCCCGCCGCATCCGTCGTGCCCGCCGCGCACCGCGTGCCCGGGCGCGTCGCCATGGTGGGACGCCTCGCGCCGGGCAAGCGCGTGGATGCGGCGATCCGGGCGTTCGCGCGCGTTGCCGCCGCGGTCCCCGGCGCGCACCTCGACGTGCACGGCGAGGGCGCCGAGCGGCCGCGGCTGCAGGCGCTCATCGACGAGCTCGGCCTCACCGCACGCGTCGTGCTGCGGGGCCGGAGCGAGGCCGTCGGCCGCGAGCTCGACGCTGCCGCGGTGTACCTGCAGACCTCGGCGTTCGAGGGGCAGGGGCTCGCGCTCGCCGAGGCGCTCAGCCACGGCTGCCCGGCCGTGGTGTGGGACATCCGGTACGGCCCGCGCGACCTCCTCCGGGACGGCGGGGGCATCCTCGTGCCCGACGGCGACGAGCAGGCGCTCGCAGCTGCGGTCATCCGCGTGCTGACGGACGCGGCGCTGCGCACGCGGCTCGCCGACGAAGCGGTCGCGGCGGCCCGCGCCGTCGATCCGGCCCACGCGATGGATGCCCTGGCCGCGGCGGTCCGCGACGTGCTCGCGCGTTCCTCGCGGCGGGCCCGACCGCTCTGAGCGGATCCGCTGCCGGCGGCGCGGGCTTTCGGGCGGCCGTTGCCGTGCGGATGCTGAGGGCATGACAGACGACGCCTCTCCCCGCGTGTTCGGCCCCGAGGCCCGACGCGACCTGTACGCGCAACGCGTGCTGATCCTCGACGGCCCGCTCGACGACGACAACGGCACGCTGCTGGCCACGCAGCTGCTCGCCCTCGCGTCGGACGACGACACCGCCGACATCGCGCTGTGGATCCACTCCCCCGGCGGCTCGGTGCCCGCGATGCTCGCGATCCGCGATGTCATGCGGCTGATTCCGAACGACGTCGCGACGCTCGCGCTCGGTCTCGCGTGCAGCGCCGGCCAGTTCCTCCTGTCCGCCGGAACGCCGGGCAAGCGCCGCGCGCTGCCGCACGCGCGCATCCTCATGCATCAGGGTTCGGCGGGCATCGGCGGATCGACCGTGGACGTCGAGGTGCAGGCGGGCGACCTTCGCCACATGCGCGACACGGTGCTCGGCCTCATCGCGGCCGACACCGGACAGAGCGTCGCGCGCATCTTCGAGGACTCGCTGCACGACCGGTGGTACACCGCGGAGGAGGCGCGCGCGTACGGATTCATCGACGCCGTCGTGGACGACTTCGGGCAGGTGAGCCCGCGCCGCCGCCGGGTGCCGGGCCTGGGGACGGAGGTGGCGGCGTGAGCGGCTACACCATCCCGAACGTCGTGGCGCAGCATCCGCGCGGCGACCGCATCATGGACGTGTACTCGCAGCTGCTGAGTGAGCGCGTCGTGTACCTCGGCACCGCGATCGACGCGGGCGTCGCGAACGCGCTCATCGCGCAGCTGCTGCACCTCGACGCCGAGAGCCCCGAGCGGGAGATCCAGCTCTACATCAACTGCGAGGGCGGCGACCCGGCCGCGATGCTCGCGATCTACGACACGATGCAGCATGTGCGCCCGGCGGTGGCGACGACGTGCGTCGGCCAGGCCGTCGGCGTCGGGGCGGTGCTCCTGGCGACGGGTGCAGCCGGCCGCCGCGCGGTGCTGCCGCACGCGCGCGTCGTCCTGCACCAGCCCGCGGGGCAGGCGCGCGGTGCGATCCCCGACCTCATCCTCCACGCCGACGAGCTCGTGCGCGTGCGCGGCGACGTGGAGGCGATCCTCGCTCGCCACACCGGGCAGGACGCGGGCCGGCTGCGCGTCGACACCGACCGCGACCGCATCTTCACGGCGGCGGATGCGGTGGCCTACGGGTTGGCGGACACGGTCCTCACGCGCTGAACGGCGTCGGCGGGAGAGCCGCGGAACGGCGCGCCGTGCCCGGGCAGCACCCACTCGGCGTCGATGCCCGCGATCCGCTCGAGCGATGCGAGCGCCTCGTCGGGGTCGTCCGTGAAGGGCGCCGGGGCCGGGCCGACTCGGCCGGTCAGAACGTGCCGAGTCGTCAGCGCGTCGCCGACGAACACCGCTCGCACGAGGTCAGAGTGCACCGCGATGCTTCCCGGCGAGTGCCCGGGCAGCGCCACGATGGTCGGGCTGCCGGGCAGGTCGAGCACGTCGCCGTCGGCGATGTCGCGCACGTCGGTGAGCCACTGGGCGCGCATGCCCTTGCGCGCGGCGTACGCGAAGAAGCCGAGCAGGGGACCGAGGCGCCACGGCCCCATCGCGGTCTTGGGCTTGGCGCCGCCCTGCGCCCGGGTGGCGTCACCGGCATGGATGAACACCGGCACGCCGGTCTCGCGGCGCAGGCGCTCGGCGAAGCCGACGTGGTCGCTGTCGCCGTGGGTCAGGACGACGCCGCGGATGTCGGCCGTCGTCCGGCCGAGCTCGGCCAGCTCGCGCTCGAGATCGCGATAGAGCCCGGGCAGTCCCGCGTCGACGAGCGTGATGCCCTCGGGCGTGACGATGAGATACGCGGCGACGATGTCGTTGCCGATTCGGTGCAGGCCGGGTGCCAGACGCATCGCGGCTCCTCTCAATGATGGCTATGAACATTAGCCATGATAGCTTATGTTCATAGCTGGAAGGAAGCCCATGCCGACACCCGATCGCACGTCGCTCGACGAGATCGTGACCGCGGCCGCCGACCTGCTCGACGCCGCCGGCCCCTCCGCCGTGACCATGCAGGCCGTCGCGAGCCGCGTCGGGGTGAAGGCGCCGTCGCTCTACAAGCGCGTCCGCGATCGCGACGCGCTCCTGCGCCTGGTCGCCGACGCGGCTGCCGACGACCTCGCCCGGCGACTCGCGGCGACTCCCGGCGACCTCTCGGCGCTCGCCCGGGCCTTCCGCGCCTTCGGCCAGACCCGCCCGGAAGCATTCCGGCTGCTGTTCGCCGGGGTCGCCGACCCCGCCGCGACAGCCCGCTCGAGCGAGCC
This genomic window contains:
- a CDS encoding MBL fold metallo-hydrolase gives rise to the protein MRLAPGLHRIGNDIVAAYLIVTPEGITLVDAGLPGLYRDLERELAELGRTTADIRGVVLTHGDSDHVGFAERLRRETGVPVFIHAGDATRAQGGAKPKTAMGPWRLGPLLGFFAYAARKGMRAQWLTDVRDIADGDVLDLPGSPTIVALPGHSPGSIAVHSDLVRAVFVGDALTTRHVLTGRVGPAPAPFTDDPDEALASLERIAGIDAEWVLPGHGAPFRGSPADAVQRVRTVSANP
- a CDS encoding ATP-dependent Clp protease proteolytic subunit, which produces MTDDASPRVFGPEARRDLYAQRVLILDGPLDDDNGTLLATQLLALASDDDTADIALWIHSPGGSVPAMLAIRDVMRLIPNDVATLALGLACSAGQFLLSAGTPGKRRALPHARILMHQGSAGIGGSTVDVEVQAGDLRHMRDTVLGLIAADTGQSVARIFEDSLHDRWYTAEEARAYGFIDAVVDDFGQVSPRRRRVPGLGTEVAA
- a CDS encoding SURF1 family cytochrome oxidase biogenesis protein; translated protein: MPAADPIADDIEIFPPTLREVMLRPRWIAMLVLCLVVAGVFAWLGQWQLGRAIDTSPPPPGMTEEVRPLADVAGPGEYLPEPLVGQRVETSGSWVPGDFIVVSQRYNDGAEGYWVTGQLRLADTATPTSLAVAVGWTADRARADAAASALSDAAAANPAAVVELTGRLISDEGASLPPSGADPFDITRMSPPALLSRWHDIAGLDVYRPYLTSTEPLGGLEAISSPAPAEGSNVNWLNIFYAVEWAVFAGFAFYLWYRLAKDAWEKEVESLEEQPD
- a CDS encoding glycosyltransferase, yielding MSPALFPDAWYLSLSSRLVPDLDGGYTVATLARAAQMADAGVDDGRGPLLLTFDPGVRADHDVHRVQFVRRGLLADPTRLRNLFDEAATADGRAAAWLRAAAHAGDADPALEYREVADGAVELPVIAGDPDWHISTAPVVVRDRPTAAPRVLDGFGALYRAWLAHVVAELRAEIDRPVVVICESRQLGELLVGWDDPGVRLVHAIHTVHLEPPHTPDAALNPLWRRWFTHAERFDAVLWPTASQASDVAARFGASDVHVVAPHGVAPAASVVPAAHRVPGRVAMVGRLAPGKRVDAAIRAFARVAAAVPGAHLDVHGEGAERPRLQALIDELGLTARVVLRGRSEAVGRELDAAAVYLQTSAFEGQGLALAEALSHGCPAVVWDIRYGPRDLLRDGGGILVPDGDEQALAAAVIRVLTDAALRTRLADEAVAAARAVDPAHAMDALAAAVRDVLARSSRRARPL
- a CDS encoding ATP-dependent Clp protease proteolytic subunit codes for the protein MSGYTIPNVVAQHPRGDRIMDVYSQLLSERVVYLGTAIDAGVANALIAQLLHLDAESPEREIQLYINCEGGDPAAMLAIYDTMQHVRPAVATTCVGQAVGVGAVLLATGAAGRRAVLPHARVVLHQPAGQARGAIPDLILHADELVRVRGDVEAILARHTGQDAGRLRVDTDRDRIFTAADAVAYGLADTVLTR
- a CDS encoding DUF3817 domain-containing protein translates to MPAAPKLASFPAIRGALKFYQVCSIITGTGLLLLLAEMILKYTPLHVELFAGGSGGALWFAPVLASPDCQWWSLFLPMTNSCEMTSVGDGFNISLAILVVHGWFYVVYLFSCFRIWSLMRWPFSRFLLLALGGIVPLLSFFLEVSTARGVRTYLAEREAAEAPASVPAPEGTR
- a CDS encoding TetR/AcrR family transcriptional regulator, producing MPTPDRTSLDEIVTAAADLLDAAGPSAVTMQAVASRVGVKAPSLYKRVRDRDALLRLVADAAADDLARRLAATPGDLSALARAFRAFGQTRPEAFRLLFAGVADPAATARSSEPVLSAAAAAVGAAHALDAARLLTAWATGFVSMELAGAFRLGGDLEEAFSYGLARLVGALESDHDRPAHGS
- the guaA gene encoding glutamine-hydrolyzing GMP synthase; the encoded protein is MTEQTETSQRPVLVVDFGAQYAQLIARRVREAGVYSEIVPHTATAEEIAAKSPVGIILSGGPSSVYEEGAPSLDAGVFDLGVPTLGICYGFQVMAQALGGEVANTGLREYGATDATVITEGTLLQDQPVEQNVWMSHGDQVSRAPEGFEVLARTGATAVAAFANDTRRFYGVQWHPEVKHSDYGQRTIENFLHKAAGLPADWNSGNVIAEQVARIREQVGTGRVLSALSGGVDSAVSTALVHEAVGDQLVAVFVDHGLLRKGEREQVENDYVASTGVRLITVDARETFLNALAGVSDPEEKRKIIGREFIRAFEKVQADLVAEAKADGEPIRFLVQGTLYPDVVESGGGTGTANIKSHHNVGGLPEDLQFELVEPLRTLFKDEVRAIGRELGLPEAIVGRQPFPGPGLGIRIVGEVTADRLEILREADAIARAELTKAGLDAEIWQCPVVLLADVRSVGVQGDGRTYGHPIVLRPVSSEDAMTADWTRLPYDVLSKISNRITNEVREVNRVVLDVTSKPPGTIEWE